In Devosia beringensis, a single window of DNA contains:
- the arcC gene encoding carbamate kinase — protein MLVVAALGGNALLKRGEPLTAEAQRANVKQAAKALAAIVRAGHPLVVTHGNGPQVGLLALQGASYKPDEAYPLDVLGAETEGMIGYMIEQELENALGHDRPVATLLTQIIVDGRDPAFAKPTKFVGPVYEREEAETRAKAAGWAIAADGPKWRRVVASPRPLEIPDLRVLKLLLEQGVIVICAGGGGIPVVRRGDGSLIGIEAVIDKDAASALLARQLGADALLLLTDVDGVYRDFGTERAARIAELTVVEARAFDAPAGSMGPKLRAGSDFATAGRFTGIGRLEDAIAILDGRTGTRIVTPDEAQEEPGGALV, from the coding sequence GTGCTGGTGGTCGCCGCCCTTGGTGGAAACGCGTTGTTGAAACGCGGTGAGCCGCTGACGGCTGAGGCGCAGCGCGCCAATGTGAAACAGGCGGCCAAAGCGCTGGCCGCGATCGTACGGGCGGGACACCCTCTGGTCGTCACCCACGGCAACGGGCCGCAGGTCGGTCTTCTGGCACTGCAGGGTGCCTCCTACAAGCCAGACGAGGCCTATCCCCTCGACGTGTTGGGCGCCGAGACAGAGGGCATGATCGGCTACATGATCGAACAGGAACTCGAGAACGCGCTCGGCCATGACCGGCCGGTGGCGACCCTGCTGACGCAGATCATCGTGGATGGTCGCGATCCGGCCTTTGCAAAGCCGACGAAATTCGTGGGCCCTGTCTACGAGAGAGAAGAAGCCGAAACCCGGGCGAAGGCCGCGGGTTGGGCGATTGCCGCAGATGGCCCAAAGTGGCGGCGCGTCGTGGCCTCGCCCAGGCCGTTGGAAATCCCGGATCTGCGCGTTCTCAAGCTGTTGCTGGAACAAGGGGTGATCGTCATCTGCGCCGGCGGTGGCGGTATCCCTGTCGTCCGGCGCGGCGATGGCAGCCTGATCGGCATCGAGGCGGTCATCGACAAGGATGCAGCCAGCGCACTGCTTGCCCGGCAGCTTGGGGCCGATGCGCTCCTGCTTCTGACCGATGTCGATGGCGTCTATCGCGACTTCGGCACGGAACGCGCGGCGCGGATCGCCGAACTGACAGTGGTCGAAGCGCGTGCCTTCGATGCGCCCGCCGGTTCCATGGGGCCAAAGCTGCGCGCCGGATCTGATTTCGCCACGGCCGGCCGCTTCACCGGCATCGGTCGGCTGGAGGACGCCATCGCAATTCTGGACGGCCGCACCGGCACGCGCATCGTCACACCGGACGAGGCTCAGGAAGAACCTGGTGGGGCGCTCGTCTGA
- a CDS encoding cation-translocating P-type ATPase: MSITKPQGSAPSHQGLTKAEAEARLAAEGYNELPRARRRTPFRIVLEVLREPMLALLIVGGVVYLLLGSLEEALVLLAFACLSVGITVVQEARTERVLEALRDLTSPRALVIRGGDRLRIAGREVARGDLIVLSEGDRVPADAVLLEATGLSADESLLTGEAVPVRKRVGTPDPDTRPGGEDLPVVFSGSLIVGGSAIAEVTATGPASEIGKIGASLATLETETPHLQRQMRRLVIWFAALGGAVSVAVVVLYGLLRGGWLEGVLAGIAVGMSMLPEEFPMVLAVFMAMGAWRISKVRVLTRRASAIETLGAASVLCTDKTGTLTENRMTIAELRLSDGTPATIGETALPEAFRELSAAGVLASAPEPFDPMEKAFHALATADLRAGETLPGAGRRLVRTYGLSPDLLAMSQVWATDGAGWQIAAKGAPEAIADLCALDTAARATVTAQVNDMAQAGLRVLGVADAAFSSAGLPDSQRAFAFRFLGLVGLADPLRTSVPEAVALCRSAGIRIIMITGDYPATAQAIAALAGLQGGRVIAGADLQAMPDADLVAAVQDVSIFARIMPEQKLRIVNALKASGAVVAMTGDGVNDAPSLKAADIGVAMGGRGTDVAREAASIVLLDDDFGSIVTTVRLGRRIYDNLRKAMSFILAVHVPIAGLALMPLLFGMPILFGPMHIAFLEMVIDPVCSLVFEAETEEEGVMDRPPRSPAEPLFSVPTILWSLVQGAMVLAATATIFALAPGYGLEADQVRGLTFASLVFGIVALILVDRSLSSSVITAIRRPNRALAVVLPIVAVLLAVTLFWQAARDLFGFAALDPVFLAVPALAGLAVLLVLEALKPIWRRTVRVGATSQ, encoded by the coding sequence TTGTCCATTACGAAACCGCAGGGGTCAGCACCGTCACATCAAGGCCTCACCAAGGCCGAGGCCGAGGCCCGGCTTGCTGCCGAGGGCTACAACGAACTGCCGCGTGCGCGTCGTCGCACACCCTTTCGGATCGTGCTGGAGGTCCTGCGCGAACCGATGCTGGCGCTGCTGATCGTAGGGGGTGTGGTCTATCTGTTGCTTGGCAGCCTGGAAGAGGCGCTGGTTCTGCTGGCCTTCGCCTGCCTGTCGGTGGGTATCACCGTGGTGCAGGAGGCGCGGACCGAACGGGTGCTGGAGGCGCTGCGCGACCTGACCAGTCCGCGCGCACTGGTGATCCGGGGCGGCGATCGGCTGCGGATCGCCGGGCGCGAGGTGGCACGTGGCGACCTGATCGTGCTGTCCGAAGGCGACAGGGTGCCCGCCGACGCTGTGCTTCTGGAGGCAACGGGCCTTTCGGCCGATGAATCCCTCCTGACGGGCGAGGCCGTTCCTGTCCGCAAGCGGGTGGGAACGCCCGATCCCGACACCCGTCCGGGCGGTGAGGATCTGCCCGTGGTCTTCTCGGGCAGCCTTATCGTCGGCGGATCGGCCATCGCCGAGGTGACGGCGACCGGGCCCGCCAGCGAGATCGGCAAAATCGGCGCCTCGCTCGCCACGCTGGAAACCGAGACTCCGCATCTGCAGCGCCAGATGCGCAGGCTGGTCATCTGGTTCGCCGCGCTGGGGGGCGCGGTCAGCGTGGCGGTAGTGGTCCTCTATGGACTGTTGCGCGGCGGCTGGCTGGAGGGGGTTCTTGCGGGCATCGCCGTGGGCATGTCGATGCTGCCCGAGGAATTCCCGATGGTGCTGGCCGTCTTCATGGCGATGGGGGCGTGGCGGATCTCCAAGGTCAGAGTGCTGACGCGGCGTGCCTCGGCGATTGAGACGCTGGGCGCGGCCTCGGTGCTGTGCACCGACAAGACCGGCACCCTGACCGAGAACCGCATGACGATTGCCGAATTGCGCCTGTCCGACGGAACGCCGGCCACAATCGGCGAAACGGCCTTGCCAGAGGCCTTTCGCGAGCTTTCGGCAGCGGGGGTCTTGGCTTCGGCCCCCGAACCGTTTGACCCGATGGAGAAGGCGTTTCATGCGCTGGCCACAGCGGACCTGCGCGCCGGGGAAACCCTGCCCGGGGCGGGCCGGAGGCTGGTGCGCACCTATGGGCTGTCACCCGATCTGCTTGCCATGTCGCAGGTCTGGGCAACTGATGGCGCGGGCTGGCAGATCGCCGCCAAGGGCGCACCCGAGGCGATCGCCGACCTATGCGCGCTGGACACGGCCGCCCGCGCCACGGTTACTGCGCAGGTGAACGACATGGCGCAGGCGGGCCTGCGGGTGCTGGGGGTGGCCGATGCCGCGTTTTCCAGCGCCGGCCTGCCAGACAGCCAGCGCGCGTTCGCCTTTCGCTTTCTGGGCCTCGTCGGTCTCGCCGATCCTCTGCGCACCTCGGTGCCCGAGGCGGTGGCGCTGTGCCGCAGCGCAGGGATCCGGATCATCATGATCACCGGCGACTATCCGGCCACGGCGCAGGCCATCGCGGCGCTGGCAGGATTGCAGGGCGGCCGGGTGATCGCCGGGGCCGACCTTCAGGCGATGCCGGACGCTGATCTGGTTGCCGCTGTGCAGGATGTCAGCATCTTCGCCCGCATCATGCCGGAACAGAAGCTGCGCATCGTCAACGCGCTGAAGGCCTCGGGCGCCGTTGTGGCCATGACAGGCGACGGCGTGAACGACGCGCCGTCGCTCAAGGCGGCAGATATCGGCGTGGCGATGGGCGGGCGCGGGACTGATGTGGCGCGCGAGGCGGCCAGCATCGTGCTGCTGGATGACGATTTCGGCTCCATCGTCACCACCGTGCGATTGGGGCGGCGGATCTACGACAACCTGCGCAAGGCTATGAGTTTCATCCTGGCAGTGCATGTGCCGATCGCAGGGCTGGCACTGATGCCGCTTCTGTTCGGGATGCCGATCCTTTTCGGCCCTATGCACATCGCCTTTCTGGAAATGGTGATCGACCCGGTCTGTTCTCTGGTCTTCGAGGCCGAGACTGAGGAGGAAGGCGTGATGGACCGTCCGCCGCGCTCGCCTGCCGAGCCCCTGTTCTCTGTCCCCACCATCCTCTGGAGCCTGGTCCAGGGTGCGATGGTTCTAGCGGCGACCGCCACGATCTTCGCGCTTGCCCCCGGTTACGGGCTGGAGGCCGATCAGGTTCGCGGGCTGACCTTCGCTTCGCTGGTCTTTGGGATCGTTGCGCTGATCTTGGTGGACCGCTCGCTGTCGTCCTCCGTCATCACTGCAATCCGGCGGCCCAACCGGGCGCTGGCGGTTGTGCTTCCGATCGTCGCCGTCCTTCTGGCAGTCACCCTGTTCTGGCAGGCCGCCCGCGACCTGTTTGGTTTCGCGGCACTGGACCCGGTATTCCTGGCCGTTCCGGCGCTGGCCGGTCTGGCCGTACTGCTGGTGCTCGAGGCGCTCAAGCCGATCTGGCGGCGCACCGTCCGCGTTGGCGCAACATCGCAATAG